In Euphorbia lathyris chromosome 10, ddEupLath1.1, whole genome shotgun sequence, a single genomic region encodes these proteins:
- the LOC136207951 gene encoding receptor homology region, transmembrane domain- and RING domain-containing protein 1, translated as MSELEQPRLKSDEWFQIGAKRGNHKYSETEMREALCRYRYIIIILSFCYFNRLISATVVLKPLLFSFPDLPAKFAAGLNDSARCGALHLANPVDACSSLASNNTAQNVRFVLIERGECSFEDKIRNAQNAGFLAAIVYDNRDMRNLIYMMMNPEGMNVSAVFVSKMAGEILRDHARGKEGECCIYLTHFGVETLWNVVAISFFSLFVMISFLMMAFVMPRHWIYSLRIRKCVDLRMLESLPRFKFRSARLNLRHSGETCAICIEDYKDGEILKVLPCQHEYHSSCVDSWLTNWGTFCPVCKFDMKAKSVFSEAFRLSGLSI; from the exons ATGTCTGAACTCGAACAGCCTCGTCTGAAATCGGATGAGTGGTTCCAAATTGGAGCAAAAAGAGGAAATCATAAATACAGTGAGACAGAGATGAGAGAAGCACTGTGTAGATAtagatatataattataatccTCTCCTTTTGTTACTTTAATCGATTAATTTCAGCCACTGTTGTTCTAAaacccttattattttctttcccCGACCTTCCCGCCAAATTCG CTGCTGGCCTCAACGACTCTGCAAGATGCGGAGCTCTACATTTGGCGAATCCCGTGGATGCGTGTTCTTCGCTGGCGTCAAATAACACTGCACAAAATGTAAGATTCGTTTTGATTGAAAGGGGTGAATGTTCTTTCGAGGATAAAATTCGAAATGCTCAAAATGCTGGTTTCCTTGCTGCTATTGTCTATGATAATAGAGATATGAGGAATTTGATTTACA TGATGATGAACCCTGAGGGGATGAATGTGTCTGCGGTTTTTGTTTCAAAAATGGCTGGTGAAATTTTACGGGACCATGCTCGAGGGAAGGAAGGCGAATGTTGCATTTACTTGACTCATTTTGGTGTTGAGACACTGTGGAATGTTGTAGCAATatcatttttctctctttttgttATGATATCTTTCCTCATGATGGCCTTTGTTATGCCAAGACACTGGATTTATAGTCTCCGAATCCGCAAATGTGTGGACCTGCGGATGTTGGAATCGCTTCCACGCTTTAAATTCCGCTCTGCTCGTTTGAATCTCAGACACAGTGGAGAAACTTGTGCCATTTGCATTGAAGACTACAAAGACGGCGAAATCCTTAAAGTTCTTCCTTGCCAACACG AATATCATTCGAGCTGCGTGGACTCATGGCTGACTAACTGGGGAACATTTTGTCCGGTCTGCAAGTTTGACATGAAAGCCAAATCTGTGTTTTCCGAG GCCTTTCGCTTATCCGGATTGTCTATTTGA